Proteins co-encoded in one Haladaptatus sp. ZSTT2 genomic window:
- the hutH gene encoding histidine ammonia-lyase, producing the protein MSDPITLDGASLTPEAVARVAREDVSVVVSDEAREAVRAARERVADVVDAGDAVYGVNTGFGQLVNERIPREDIEQLQTNLIRSHAAGAGRELSREEVRAMMLTRINALVKGFSGIREIVLDHLVTMLNEGVHPVVKSRGSLGASGDLAPLAHMALVLLGEGEAHVDGERLSGAEALARVGLEPLTLASKEGLALINGTQLTVGLGALLVVDAESLLRAADTAGALTTEVTMGTTASCDPALSAVRPHPGQAASARNVKRLTAESEIVESHRNCDRVQDAYSIRCLPQVHGAVREAVRHLRETVEIELNSATDNPLIFPGGQVDSRASGTESAAVLSGGNFHGEVLALRLDYVANALTELAAISERRTDRMVNPNIQEDYLPPFLTEHSGLRSGLMIAQYTAASLLNECRSFGRASADNTPVSGNQEDHVSMSAQAAHNARKTLENARMVVAVELLCGAQAAEFIEDDLTHGVGTAAAYDVIRDVVSPLTDDRELHIDMAAVNDLLRDGVLDDALAVALSEPLE; encoded by the coding sequence ATGAGTGACCCGATTACGCTCGATGGAGCCTCGCTGACGCCGGAGGCCGTCGCGCGCGTTGCCCGAGAGGATGTCTCAGTCGTCGTCTCCGACGAGGCTCGTGAGGCCGTCCGCGCCGCCCGCGAGCGGGTTGCCGACGTGGTCGATGCCGGAGACGCAGTCTACGGCGTGAACACCGGCTTTGGCCAACTCGTGAACGAGCGCATCCCGCGCGAGGACATCGAGCAACTCCAGACCAATCTCATTCGGAGTCACGCCGCGGGTGCGGGCCGCGAACTCAGCCGAGAGGAGGTACGAGCGATGATGCTCACGCGCATCAACGCGCTCGTGAAAGGCTTCTCTGGCATCCGAGAAATCGTTCTCGACCACCTCGTGACGATGCTGAACGAAGGTGTCCACCCCGTCGTGAAATCGCGCGGGAGCCTCGGCGCGAGCGGTGACCTCGCCCCCCTCGCACACATGGCACTCGTGCTCCTCGGCGAGGGCGAAGCACACGTCGACGGCGAACGGCTGAGCGGGGCTGAGGCACTCGCCCGTGTCGGCCTCGAACCGCTCACGCTCGCGTCGAAAGAAGGCCTCGCGCTCATCAACGGAACGCAGCTTACCGTCGGCCTCGGTGCGTTGCTCGTCGTGGACGCAGAATCGTTGCTCCGCGCTGCTGACACGGCGGGGGCGCTCACCACGGAAGTGACGATGGGAACCACCGCCTCGTGCGACCCGGCGCTCTCTGCGGTGCGCCCACATCCCGGACAGGCCGCCTCCGCGCGGAACGTAAAGCGTCTGACGGCGGAGTCAGAAATCGTCGAATCTCACCGCAACTGCGATCGCGTGCAGGACGCCTACTCGATTCGGTGTCTCCCGCAGGTCCACGGCGCAGTCCGCGAGGCCGTCCGCCACCTTCGAGAGACAGTGGAAATCGAACTCAACAGCGCGACCGACAACCCGCTCATCTTCCCCGGTGGGCAGGTGGATTCACGGGCCAGCGGCACGGAGTCTGCGGCCGTGCTCTCGGGTGGGAACTTCCACGGTGAAGTCCTCGCGCTCCGGCTCGATTACGTCGCAAATGCGCTCACCGAACTCGCCGCAATCAGCGAGCGGCGCACCGACCGTATGGTGAACCCGAACATCCAAGAGGACTACCTGCCGCCGTTCCTGACCGAACACAGCGGCCTGCGCTCGGGGTTGATGATTGCCCAGTACACCGCCGCGTCGCTGCTCAACGAGTGTCGCTCGTTCGGCCGTGCCTCTGCGGACAACACGCCCGTGAGCGGCAACCAAGAAGACCACGTGAGCATGAGCGCGCAGGCGGCCCACAACGCCCGAAAAACGCTCGAAAACGCGCGGATGGTCGTCGCCGTCGAACTGCTCTGTGGCGCACAGGCCGCGGAGTTCATCGAAGACGACCTCACCCATGGCGTCGGCACAGCCGCCGCCTACGATGTGATTCGAGACGTGGTCTCGCCACTCACCGACGACCGAGAACTCCATATTGACATGGCCGCCGTCAATGACCTGCTCAGAGACGGTGTACTGGACGACGCCCTCGCCGTGGCGCTTTCTGAGCCGTTAGAATGA
- a CDS encoding RimK family alpha-L-glutamate ligase codes for MTKAGRLRIGVLSLHTSKETKAILNAIEALGHDPEWLRRDNIEVRIRAGQATLEPDVDIVINRLLLSKADYATEALCLADTVKGLVPVLNDPTTVLTAMHKYSTAVRLSEAGIPVPDQLLALDPGRLNEARGEFDEEAVYKTAIGTHGGWTWKVSPEELLSPQVGNRWAFLQEFIEVDADRHRDLRVYVVGDEVIAAMTRHAPDGDWRTNVALGGDTEDATADLPAEVRDIALRATEVIGLDYAGIDLICGDDGWYVLEVNPTAGFKGLFGATGISPAPYIAALAIERAGGEVEPELVAELATDLDDSTPAFITEEAVENLPAERPVIGYTKDVTVYGTSGAKTVTAKSDTGATRTSIDISLAAEIGAGPITDRTRIVSGSNKTGKTRPVVDITIDIDGRTHTLMASVEDRSHMSYPVIIGRDILKDYQVDVGS; via the coding sequence ATGACGAAAGCCGGACGGCTCCGAATTGGCGTGTTGAGCCTCCATACCTCGAAAGAGACGAAGGCGATTCTCAACGCCATCGAAGCACTGGGCCACGACCCCGAGTGGCTCCGGCGCGACAACATCGAAGTCCGCATTCGAGCAGGGCAGGCGACGCTCGAACCGGACGTTGACATTGTCATCAACCGCTTGTTGCTCTCGAAAGCCGACTACGCCACCGAGGCGCTCTGTCTTGCAGACACGGTAAAAGGGCTCGTCCCGGTGCTCAACGACCCGACGACGGTGCTCACGGCGATGCACAAGTACTCGACGGCGGTGCGCCTTTCCGAAGCGGGCATTCCCGTTCCAGACCAACTGCTCGCGCTCGACCCTGGTCGGTTGAACGAAGCGCGTGGTGAGTTCGACGAGGAGGCAGTGTACAAGACAGCAATCGGGACGCACGGTGGCTGGACGTGGAAGGTATCGCCAGAGGAGTTGCTCTCGCCCCAAGTCGGAAACCGCTGGGCGTTCTTACAGGAGTTCATTGAAGTCGATGCAGACCGACACCGCGACCTCCGGGTGTACGTGGTCGGCGACGAGGTTATCGCGGCGATGACGCGCCATGCGCCTGACGGGGATTGGCGGACGAACGTCGCCCTTGGCGGGGACACAGAAGATGCAACCGCCGACCTGCCAGCCGAAGTCAGAGACATTGCGCTGCGAGCCACCGAGGTTATTGGCCTCGACTACGCCGGTATCGACCTCATCTGCGGCGACGACGGCTGGTACGTCCTCGAAGTGAATCCGACCGCGGGATTCAAAGGTCTGTTCGGGGCGACGGGAATCAGCCCCGCACCGTACATCGCTGCACTCGCGATCGAGCGAGCAGGTGGCGAGGTCGAGCCAGAACTCGTCGCGGAACTGGCGACCGACCTCGACGACTCGACGCCGGCGTTCATCACCGAGGAGGCGGTCGAGAATTTGCCCGCAGAGCGTCCGGTCATTGGCTACACGAAAGACGTGACCGTCTACGGCACGTCGGGCGCGAAAACCGTCACCGCAAAGTCAGACACGGGCGCGACGCGGACGAGCATCGACATCTCGTTAGCTGCAGAGATTGGAGCGGGGCCAATCACCGACCGCACGCGCATCGTTTCGGGAAGCAACAAGACGGGGAAAACACGCCCCGTCGTGGACATCACAATCGATATCGACGGGCGGACGCACACGCTCATGGCGAGCGTCGAAGACCGGAGCCACATGAGCTACCCGGTCATCATCGGCCGCGACATCCTGAAAGATTATCAGGTGGATGTCGGGTCGTAG
- the aroA gene encoding 3-phosphoshikimate 1-carboxyvinyltransferase: protein MDVDISNSTVAGRAKAPPSKSYSHRAILAAGYADGALIYDPLMSADTKATIRAVEAFGGSVEEIDGGLDVSGFGGKPGTPGDIIDCANSGTTMRLVTATAALADGITVLTGDRSLRSRPQGPLLSALTELGARAESTRDNGQAPLAIRGPLAGGEVSIPGDVSSQYITALLMAGGTTEQGIGVHLETDLKSAPYVDITLEVLAAFGIDAEPTPDGFAVAGGQTYEPEDGEYHVPGDFSSMSYLLAAGALAAEGELIVTGAHPSAQGDSAIVDVLLGMGADIEWDDDDGIITVRQSDLSGIEFDVGDTPDLLPTIATLGAVADGETRITNCEHVRFKETDRVSAMAEELTKMGASVTERQDELIIRGGESDLSGAVVEGKNDHRIIMALAVAGLAAEGTTKIKGAEHVDVSFPNFFDVLYDLGARVDQKIG from the coding sequence ATGGACGTTGACATCTCGAACTCGACCGTTGCCGGGCGAGCAAAGGCTCCGCCGTCGAAGAGTTACTCCCACCGCGCCATCCTCGCCGCGGGCTACGCCGACGGCGCGCTCATCTACGACCCGCTCATGAGCGCCGACACGAAGGCGACCATCCGCGCGGTCGAAGCCTTCGGCGGTAGCGTCGAAGAAATCGACGGCGGTCTCGATGTTTCCGGGTTTGGTGGCAAACCGGGCACACCTGGCGACATCATCGACTGCGCCAACAGCGGGACGACGATGCGCCTCGTGACGGCCACCGCCGCGCTCGCAGATGGCATCACCGTGCTCACAGGCGACCGTTCGCTTCGCTCCCGCCCACAAGGCCCGCTCCTCTCCGCGCTCACCGAACTCGGCGCGCGCGCAGAAAGCACCCGCGACAACGGGCAGGCCCCGCTTGCGATTCGCGGCCCACTCGCGGGGGGTGAGGTCTCCATTCCCGGCGACGTGTCCTCACAGTACATCACCGCGCTCTTGATGGCCGGTGGGACCACCGAACAGGGTATCGGCGTCCACTTAGAAACTGACCTCAAGAGCGCACCGTATGTCGATATCACGCTCGAAGTGCTCGCCGCGTTCGGCATCGACGCAGAACCCACACCCGACGGCTTCGCGGTCGCGGGCGGCCAGACCTACGAACCCGAAGACGGCGAGTACCACGTCCCCGGCGATTTCTCGTCTATGTCCTACCTGCTCGCCGCGGGCGCACTCGCCGCCGAAGGCGAACTCATCGTCACGGGCGCACACCCGAGCGCACAGGGCGACAGCGCCATCGTGGACGTACTCCTCGGCATGGGCGCAGACATCGAGTGGGACGACGATGACGGCATCATCACGGTCAGGCAATCTGACCTCTCGGGCATCGAATTCGACGTGGGCGACACGCCCGACCTCCTGCCCACCATCGCCACGCTCGGTGCGGTCGCAGACGGCGAAACCCGAATCACCAACTGCGAACACGTTCGCTTCAAGGAAACTGACCGCGTGAGCGCGATGGCAGAAGAACTCACGAAAATGGGCGCATCCGTCACCGAACGCCAGGACGAACTCATCATCCGCGGCGGTGAGTCGGACTTGTCGGGGGCGGTCGTAGAGGGTAAGAACGACCACCGCATCATCATGGCCCTCGCCGTGGCGGGCCTCGCCGCGGAGGGAACGACGAAAATCAAAGGCGCAGAACACGTTGACGTGTCGTTCCCCAACTTCTTCGACGTGCTGTACGACTTGGGTGCGCGCGTAGACCAGAAAATCGGCTAA
- a CDS encoding alkaline phosphatase family protein → MRQDDVVADLRDRFLGDGFLFPDYADYSFANVPDTILSLFDAPTRRTLPNDVFAGVETDVENVVVVLVDGFGYEQWARDQNKHGFLDRLTEQGTVTPLTSTYPSETSAAITTVSTGTQPVEHCLLGWFQYYEELSQVLLTLPFSTLDGEYAPEKFDGLDGRFLFSPPEQTVYERAHEAGVTPTVVMPKRISRSEHSKLAMAGADVSGYGDLAHMGRLVRKTLESAAGPSYTYAYVPHVDGVSHQHGTKSPEYEKMVSKVTGHIQRELVARLAPEVAAHTLLVVTADHGHLDTDPETNVSLDTIDGLNEHLKRDADGDPIPAVGSGRNLQFHVREGHVESLRELLEAKLDVLTLDRKEYTARGLFGDQEPSAHFEAHAPHLVAVPRDKLVWYDDGELDQIGSHGGLTPDEMLCPFAVCRLSALQ, encoded by the coding sequence ATGCGACAGGACGACGTTGTCGCCGACCTCCGCGACCGGTTCTTGGGAGACGGTTTTCTGTTTCCGGACTACGCAGACTACTCCTTTGCGAACGTCCCGGATACGATTCTTTCACTCTTTGACGCGCCGACGCGTCGTACCCTCCCGAACGACGTGTTCGCGGGCGTCGAGACGGACGTGGAGAACGTCGTCGTGGTGCTCGTAGACGGTTTCGGCTACGAACAGTGGGCGCGCGACCAGAACAAACACGGCTTTCTCGACAGGCTCACCGAGCAGGGGACGGTGACGCCGCTCACTTCCACCTATCCCTCCGAAACCTCGGCCGCCATAACGACCGTTTCGACGGGAACCCAGCCGGTCGAACACTGCCTACTCGGCTGGTTTCAGTACTACGAAGAACTTTCGCAGGTGCTTCTGACGCTCCCGTTTTCGACACTCGACGGCGAGTACGCCCCCGAGAAATTCGACGGGCTGGACGGACGGTTCCTCTTCTCGCCGCCCGAACAGACGGTGTACGAACGCGCCCACGAGGCGGGCGTCACGCCGACCGTGGTCATGCCCAAACGCATCTCTCGGTCTGAACATTCGAAACTCGCCATGGCTGGCGCGGACGTCTCGGGGTACGGCGACCTCGCGCACATGGGTCGGCTCGTCCGAAAAACGCTCGAATCGGCGGCTGGACCGAGTTACACCTACGCCTACGTTCCGCACGTCGATGGGGTTTCTCACCAGCACGGCACAAAGTCGCCCGAGTACGAGAAGATGGTCTCGAAAGTCACGGGACACATTCAGCGCGAACTCGTAGCGCGGCTGGCTCCCGAGGTGGCAGCACACACGCTCCTCGTCGTCACCGCAGACCACGGCCATCTCGATACAGACCCCGAGACGAACGTCAGCCTCGACACTATCGACGGCCTCAACGAGCATCTGAAACGAGACGCCGACGGCGACCCCATTCCCGCGGTTGGCAGCGGGCGGAACCTCCAGTTCCACGTCCGTGAGGGGCACGTCGAATCGTTGCGAGAACTGCTCGAAGCCAAGCTGGACGTGCTCACCCTCGACCGCAAGGAGTACACGGCGCGTGGGCTGTTCGGCGACCAAGAGCCATCGGCGCACTTTGAAGCCCACGCCCCCCACCTCGTGGCCGTTCCGCGCGACAAACTCGTCTGGTACGACGACGGCGAACTCGACCAAATCGGCTCACACGGCGGGCTGACCCCCGACGAAATGCTCTGTCCGTTTGCGGTTTGCCGTCTTTCTGCCCTCCAGTAA
- a CDS encoding ester cyclase — translation MSSIAQRTPESLAQRDLQIWNDGDVDQLDEIYSTDAMFVDAFGKDHEIDSWKAYLLLIRTAFPDLHVRVMESITEGDMVVTRFVIGGTMEGEYRGFKPTGRPFEIHGLISHRIEDGEIVEAWNAVNSLAILEQVGVWE, via the coding sequence ATGAGCTCAATTGCACAACGGACTCCTGAGAGCCTGGCTCAGCGCGACCTCCAGATTTGGAACGACGGTGACGTGGATCAGCTAGACGAGATTTATTCAACCGATGCGATGTTCGTCGATGCGTTCGGAAAAGACCACGAAATCGACTCGTGGAAAGCATACCTACTGCTGATTAGAACCGCTTTCCCAGACCTCCACGTTCGCGTCATGGAATCCATCACCGAAGGCGACATGGTGGTAACACGGTTTGTGATTGGCGGGACAATGGAGGGTGAGTACCGCGGATTCAAGCCGACAGGACGGCCGTTCGAAATTCACGGACTCATCTCCCATCGTATCGAGGATGGGGAAATCGTCGAAGCGTGGAACGCGGTGAACTCGTTGGCGATACTCGAACAAGTCGGCGTGTGGGAGTAA
- a CDS encoding prephenate dehydrogenase/arogenate dehydrogenase family protein has protein sequence MELLVVGAGAMGRWFAESVADECELAFTDADPAAAERAAAEIGGRAVSLDTDDHFDAVCVAVPISVVEQAIAAHADKATRALLDLSGVMDEPLTAMATHAPDIEHFSLHPLFGPDNAPGTIAVASANAGPVTARLRKALEAAGNTLFETTAEEHDTAMETVQAKTHAAILAFALAADDVPDEFHTPISEGLFDLVEQVTSGTPRVYAEIQETFAGAEEVAVAARKLADADAETVERLYRESRR, from the coding sequence ATGGAACTGCTGGTCGTCGGTGCGGGCGCGATGGGACGCTGGTTTGCAGAGAGCGTCGCCGACGAATGCGAGCTGGCCTTCACGGATGCCGACCCCGCGGCCGCCGAGCGAGCGGCCGCCGAAATCGGTGGCCGGGCCGTCTCACTCGATACCGACGACCACTTCGACGCCGTCTGCGTTGCGGTCCCCATCTCCGTCGTCGAACAGGCCATCGCCGCACATGCAGACAAGGCAACCCGGGCGCTCCTCGACCTGAGCGGCGTGATGGACGAGCCGCTCACCGCGATGGCGACTCACGCCCCCGACATAGAGCACTTTAGTCTCCACCCGCTGTTCGGGCCGGATAACGCTCCCGGGACGATTGCCGTCGCCTCTGCCAACGCGGGGCCGGTCACCGCCCGACTCAGAAAGGCCCTCGAAGCCGCGGGCAACACGCTGTTCGAGACGACCGCAGAAGAACACGACACGGCCATGGAGACGGTGCAGGCGAAAACGCACGCCGCCATCCTCGCGTTCGCCCTTGCCGCAGACGACGTACCCGACGAATTTCACACGCCCATCTCAGAAGGCTTGTTCGACCTTGTCGAGCAAGTCACCTCGGGGACGCCGCGAGTGTACGCAGAGATTCAAGAAACCTTTGCGGGCGCAGAGGAAGTCGCAGTCGCTGCCCGAAAACTCGCAGACGCAGACGCAGAAACCGTAGAACGCCTCTATCGCGAGTCACGACGATGA
- the aroC gene encoding chorismate synthase has product MNGNEFGRLFRVTTYGESHGDAMGVTVSGCPAGLELTEEDIQGDLDRRKPGQSMITTSRGEPDEVKIHSGVQDGYTTGTPIGMTIQNKDARSGKYEPFITAPRPSHGDFTYSAKFGTRNWGGGGRSSARETVNWVAAGAIAKKLLATQDIQVKAHVNQIGDVVSPDVSFEEMLEHAEENEVRCAHPETAAEMRDLINKYQEEGDSIGGSVYFEAQGVPRGLGAPRFDSFSARLGQAMMAVPAASAFEFGLGREARTYTGFERNEDWMFDENGDPTPVGNDHGGIQGGITTGQPIYGEVTLHAPTSIPKTQTTVDWETGEEKQEKVIGRHDPVLPPRGVPVVEAMLALTILDYMLLSGRMNPDRLDGKVGEYDTNYHPRNPANIE; this is encoded by the coding sequence ATGAACGGTAACGAATTCGGCCGACTCTTTCGCGTCACCACCTACGGCGAGAGCCACGGCGACGCGATGGGGGTCACCGTCTCCGGGTGTCCCGCCGGGCTGGAACTCACAGAAGAAGACATTCAAGGCGACTTAGACCGCCGCAAACCCGGCCAGTCGATGATTACGACGAGCCGCGGCGAACCCGACGAAGTGAAAATCCACAGCGGCGTCCAAGACGGCTACACCACCGGCACGCCCATCGGAATGACGATTCAGAACAAAGACGCTCGCTCGGGGAAGTACGAGCCCTTCATCACCGCACCACGCCCGAGCCACGGCGATTTCACCTACTCTGCGAAGTTCGGCACGCGCAACTGGGGCGGCGGCGGGCGTTCGTCTGCCCGCGAGACGGTCAACTGGGTCGCTGCAGGCGCGATTGCGAAGAAGCTTCTCGCCACCCAAGATATTCAGGTGAAAGCCCACGTCAACCAGATTGGCGACGTTGTTTCGCCCGACGTGAGTTTCGAGGAGATGCTCGAACACGCAGAAGAAAACGAGGTGCGCTGTGCCCATCCAGAAACCGCAGCCGAGATGCGCGATCTGATCAACAAGTACCAAGAAGAAGGCGACTCCATCGGCGGCAGCGTCTACTTCGAGGCCCAGGGCGTCCCGCGCGGCCTCGGCGCACCGCGCTTCGATTCGTTCTCCGCTCGCCTCGGCCAAGCAATGATGGCCGTCCCCGCCGCCTCTGCCTTCGAATTCGGCCTCGGGCGCGAGGCGCGGACCTACACCGGCTTCGAGCGCAACGAAGATTGGATGTTCGACGAGAACGGCGACCCAACGCCTGTCGGCAACGACCACGGCGGGATTCAAGGCGGCATCACGACCGGCCAGCCAATCTACGGCGAGGTGACGCTTCATGCGCCTACGTCCATCCCGAAAACCCAGACGACGGTTGACTGGGAGACCGGCGAGGAGAAACAGGAGAAGGTCATCGGCCGCCACGACCCAGTGTTGCCCCCGCGCGGAGTACCCGTGGTCGAAGCGATGCTCGCGCTCACGATTCTCGACTACATGCTGCTCTCCGGGCGCATGAACCCAGACCGCCTCGACGGGAAGGTCGGCGAATACGACACCAACTACCACCCACGCAACCCGGCAAACATCGAGTGA
- a CDS encoding uracil-DNA glycosylase encodes MAANPDNLQNPFNMDEACANCDALCETRTNVVHGYGDVSAEFVFVGGQPSAGADETGIPFTGDADGERVQELLGRVGFSDSPADTTEPSLENVFLTYVTRCRHPERGPTDTERMACDGYLTAELRMINPQLIIPVGQEALSALAFEYTTKKPDDLDIEACHATTLRGRGFELIPMLAPENMDDDEYEAFVEHLSAEMGRDYRQTKGRRGR; translated from the coding sequence ATGGCGGCGAACCCCGACAACCTCCAGAACCCGTTCAACATGGACGAGGCGTGTGCGAACTGCGACGCGCTCTGTGAGACCCGGACGAACGTGGTTCATGGCTACGGCGACGTGTCCGCTGAGTTCGTTTTCGTCGGCGGCCAGCCAAGCGCGGGCGCAGACGAGACGGGTATCCCCTTTACCGGCGACGCAGACGGCGAGCGCGTCCAAGAACTCCTCGGACGCGTTGGCTTCAGCGACTCACCCGCGGACACCACCGAACCGTCGCTCGAAAACGTCTTTCTCACCTACGTCACCCGGTGTCGCCACCCCGAGCGCGGGCCGACTGACACAGAGCGCATGGCCTGTGACGGCTATCTGACCGCAGAATTGCGGATGATAAACCCCCAACTCATCATCCCCGTCGGGCAAGAAGCGCTCTCTGCGCTCGCCTTCGAGTACACGACGAAAAAGCCCGACGACCTCGACATCGAAGCGTGTCACGCCACGACCCTCCGCGGGCGGGGCTTCGAGTTGATTCCGATGCTCGCTCCTGAAAACATGGACGACGACGAGTACGAAGCGTTCGTCGAACACCTCTCGGCTGAGATGGGCCGCGACTACCGCCAGACGAAAGGCCGACGCGGGCGCTGA
- a CDS encoding HpcH/HpaI aldolase family protein, with amino-acid sequence MTADLRAAFHAREPVCGSWISLADPAVAEATASLDYDFLLIDTEHAPHSVETVTDLVRGVDAAPGDTAPFVRAAWNDPVRIKRLLDVGVSGIMVPMLESRADAEAFVSATRYPPEGERGIAASRAAQYGLDFEEYVARANDELVTIGQIETRAGLDAVEEIATVSGLDALFIGPADLSGALSVFGEWESDELHEAMESVLSTAHAHDVPVGTLASTNDQIDNWLSLGFDYLIAGIDVSHMLAGSVAAKERFDNAMAER; translated from the coding sequence ATGACCGCTGACCTTCGGGCCGCGTTCCACGCCCGCGAACCAGTGTGTGGCAGTTGGATTTCACTCGCAGACCCCGCCGTCGCAGAAGCTACGGCAAGTCTCGATTATGACTTCCTGCTCATCGACACCGAACACGCTCCGCACTCGGTTGAGACCGTCACCGACCTCGTCCGTGGCGTCGATGCCGCACCGGGCGACACCGCACCGTTCGTCCGCGCAGCGTGGAACGACCCCGTTCGCATCAAGCGCCTGCTCGACGTCGGCGTCTCTGGCATCATGGTTCCGATGCTCGAAAGCCGCGCCGACGCCGAAGCGTTCGTGAGCGCGACGCGCTATCCCCCTGAGGGTGAGCGCGGCATCGCCGCAAGCCGCGCCGCCCAGTACGGCCTCGACTTCGAGGAGTACGTCGCCCGTGCGAACGACGAACTCGTTACGATTGGACAAATCGAGACTCGCGCCGGGCTCGATGCCGTAGAAGAGATTGCGACCGTCTCCGGCCTCGACGCGCTGTTCATCGGCCCCGCAGACCTCTCTGGCGCACTCTCAGTGTTCGGGGAATGGGAAAGCGACGAACTCCACGAGGCGATGGAGTCGGTGCTTTCGACCGCTCACGCCCACGACGTGCCGGTTGGCACGCTTGCGAGCACGAACGACCAAATCGACAATTGGCTCTCACTCGGCTTTGATTACCTCATCGCGGGCATCGACGTGAGCCATATGCTCGCCGGAAGCGTGGCCGCAAAAGAGCGCTTTGACAATGCGATGGCAGAGCGGTAG
- a CDS encoding M24 family metallopeptidase: MQPDFADLDAALAESGVDGFLIYAASDDSNQRYLSGFDAPDPFLTLYDGEVHLFVSPLEYGRAKKESGATTLSRGSEFGYGDLVDEYGPTEATHRVWTKFLDSHDVSSVLVPTDFPLGHGDGLREQGIEVTADDDDVLRDIRAVKLPQEIAHIRAAQKANEQAMKTAETRISESTVDDGVLHYEGEPLTSERVRQEIELTLLRHGCALDETIVACGADAADPHDRGSGPLLANESIIVDIFPRDKESKYFADMTRTFVKGTPSDELQEWYDITDEALEAALNAVKPGATGKDVHDVVCDIYEEAGYPTLRADETTEVGFIHSTGHGVGLDIHEMPSISPRGEELKPGHIITIEPGLYDPDVGGVRIEDIIVVTEDGYENLTDYPKTFVLD, from the coding sequence ATGCAACCGGACTTTGCCGACCTCGACGCCGCCCTCGCAGAATCGGGGGTCGATGGCTTTCTCATCTACGCCGCAAGCGACGACTCGAATCAGCGCTACCTCTCCGGATTCGACGCGCCAGACCCGTTTCTCACGCTCTACGACGGCGAGGTGCACCTGTTCGTCTCGCCGCTCGAATACGGCCGAGCCAAGAAAGAAAGCGGCGCGACCACCCTCTCCCGCGGGAGTGAGTTCGGTTACGGTGACCTTGTAGACGAATACGGCCCGACAGAGGCGACCCACCGCGTCTGGACGAAGTTCCTCGACTCCCACGACGTCTCCTCCGTGCTCGTCCCCACCGACTTCCCGCTCGGCCACGGCGACGGCCTCCGCGAACAGGGCATCGAGGTCACCGCGGACGACGATGACGTGCTCCGCGACATTCGCGCCGTCAAACTCCCCCAAGAAATCGCCCACATCCGCGCCGCCCAGAAGGCGAACGAGCAGGCGATGAAAACCGCAGAGACGCGCATCAGCGAGTCCACCGTCGATGACGGCGTCCTCCACTACGAGGGCGAGCCGCTCACCTCAGAGCGCGTCCGCCAAGAAATCGAGCTGACCCTCCTGCGCCACGGCTGTGCGTTAGACGAAACCATCGTTGCCTGCGGTGCGGACGCCGCAGACCCCCACGACCGCGGCAGTGGGCCACTCCTCGCAAACGAGTCCATCATCGTGGATATCTTCCCGCGCGACAAGGAGAGCAAGTACTTCGCGGACATGACCCGGACGTTCGTCAAAGGGACGCCGAGCGACGAACTCCAAGAATGGTACGACATCACTGATGAAGCACTCGAAGCGGCCCTCAACGCCGTGAAACCGGGCGCAACCGGCAAAGACGTCCACGACGTGGTCTGTGACATCTACGAGGAAGCGGGCTACCCGACGCTTCGGGCAGATGAGACGACAGAAGTCGGGTTCATCCACTCGACGGGCCACGGCGTTGGCCTCGACATCCACGAGATGCCGTCGATTAGCCCACGCGGCGAGGAACTCAAACCCGGTCACATCATCACCATCGAGCCGGGCCTCTACGACCCCGACGTGGGCGGCGTGCGCATCGAGGACATCATCGTCGTCACCGAAGACGGCTACGAAAATCTGACCGACTACCCGAAAACGTTCGTCCTCGACTAA